The region ttctgaacTTAAATTTGAATTGAAATCAGATTTCTGAAAGAGCAGCTTCTTTTCATCAGAAATTTCAGACTGAAATTTTTTAACTTTACATTCTTCAGACTCTCCAAATGAAAGCTTATAAAcacaaaatagatttttaaacGTTCAAGAAATCAGACAGGAAGTAATTTCAGTGCCAAAACACTTCAAAAGGCCATTGTTTGGTGTTTGTATCTTTAAGTGGAGGCCACAGAtaatatttttggtttgtgttgagtaaatgaaactaaaagaaGGTGAAAGTTTCTTCTTTGATCTAAACatgacatttgttttgctgctctgGGAGGAGATAGACTCTTTTGGATCAGTTCCTTTAGAAACCTGAAAAAACTGCTCGCAGCCGAGCGGTTGATAGAGGCATGCTTTTACAGGAAATAACCTCAATTCTTAAAAGCTGCTGCTCATCTTCTCTCCTCAGtatgatgaggaggatgaggacgaTGATCTACAAAAtaactcttcttctcctctgctgctccatcatctcctccaaAGGTATTTCATGAAATCTCATTAAATAGGTGTagatattattattgttgagGAATTTTTAGATGCTGATTATTTTTGAGATTTTGATCTTACTGGGACCTTACGtgattattttaaaagcagattaAAGCCGTCATTTGTAGACATCTTAtgatttttaattgtgtttttcctttcacGCTTCTGTTGATTTATATTCACTAGTTTTCCATCAGGATAATTAAGATTAAAGTATAAAATGGCCTGCAAAAATACTATTTCATTTCTCCAGCCTGGTCTATTAAGTGTTATTACTTTAATGCCAAATACACTAGATGTGAATTAAATTCTGTTTCGAATTGCTGTCAGGCGAAAGGAGAACCAACAAAACGCTCAGTGCTGAACTGACAAGTCATAAAACAGTCTCTATTGTgggaagaaatgtttgtgtgctgatCAATTAGTCTTcatgtattttctgtatttgtgaacACCCGAGCAGCTGATGTGGTAACGTGGGTCCAAAGTAGGAGCAGAAAACTAAAGCATCAcctttaataatgaaaaatgacagcttCGCCCTACAATCACCAACAGAAAGacttttttatgtatttcaaaTCACTGGAGCTGATTTAATCTTGTATTAAAACTATTAACAGcagtaattgtaattgtaatttcGCATTCCCAAGAAAATAGAGTCACCATATGAACAAGATGAAAATGTGATTGTCTCTGACAAAATGAAAGGTGTGAAATGGGGCTTTCAGAGCGCTGCTGCTTCCTGGAACAATTTTGTTCAGTGGTTATCTTCAATGTGCTGAAGCTGCTCCATCAGTATTTTAATACAGTTATAAACTTATTGAGCAGTTTAAGAAGTTAATGTTGGACGAACGATCTACAGAGTAataggttgttgtttttgttttttttttgttggacttgCATCTTTTGTGATTATaatcagattattttaaaataatgaatctTGGCTGGAATAGCTGAGACTTTCTATCAGAACATAGGAGAGAATCccagaaactgaaataaattgtttttatttgtaaccACAGATTCATAGAAGAATGTTTTTGTCATATAAAAATCCCGCTTCACTTGTCACAGATGACAGGGAGTTTAACCTAAATGTGATCAGTTATCTTAAAGGAGAATCTTGAACGGAAAGCTGAACTTCTGTTCACATATGAAGCCGCCAACTTCTCGAGGTTGGGACTTGCATCATTTCACTTCCTCTCACTTTGATGCCACAAGTGGAAGAAAATAACGATATCcagtatttttctgtctttcctgtttttAGATGATACAAAATGTAGATGTATGTTTTAGTTTCTGACAGGAGAAAAGTCCAGCACAACTGCAAAGATGTTTGATTAAAGCAGTAAATTAAGCCGTATTGtgattcatgtgtttgtgtttgcgctTTTCTACTGAGGATAGGAAACATTTTCTGATCTGCCGCTGCCCCACAAGTTTGGACTTGTGATGCTGGGGATTTACGAGTTAAGATCTATTGTGATCAGAGCTGAAGAGAAATAATGCTGAACTGACTCACAAATCCATTTCCTGTGTTTCcttcacacaaaatgaaaatgttttcttatatTTGAAGAGTAAATATGCACCTGGTGAACACGACTTTTTGAGTCACACCATCAAAGGTCAAAAGAGAAGCCCAGGCTTCGAACAGCCGAGGATGGTTTGGCTGAGATTGCTCAAGAGCTGCATAAGATGACTGATGACCGtctgattttttctttttctgtcccaAAGCTTCCAAAAATGACTGCGAGAGTTATGTTGCTGAAGGAAGCAACTTTTTGGTGAAGGCTGGCCAACCagtgaaaaaaacacacagactgagatGGATGCACAACAATGCAATTATATTGGATCGGAGATTATCAAAGGGTGATACGCCCGCTGGCTTCAACAAAGGGAATGCAAAAGATCTTGATGAAAATGGATGGCTGAAGCTGACAAATCTGACTAAAAGCCAAGCAGGGCTGTATGCACCTGAGGCTTATGACAGTGATGGAAAGAAAGTACCCAACTTGAAGAGCACAAGTTTATGTGTTGTGGGTAGGTGACGGTCTTTTGCTCTGTATCTCACTCAGTACGCTCTCCAACTGGACCAGAGGTGACACACGTCATAAGGTCCAgtcacaaacatcacaaaacCACTTTAGGTTTCACAATCatgccatcttgttttttttttttttcaaatcatatttttaatgCCTCAGATTACAGTCGATTAAAATCTGCTTTACTCAGAGCCCGTCCCGGAGCCCAAAGTGACgtttctgtgtgacagaggCAAAGACAAAATCGAATTAACCTGCAACACTGCAAAGGTAAGAACACGTCTAATGTGTCTGGTTTACAAAGCCATGAGGTCTGTTGTGGTTCTTTTTCCGGTGACAGCCGTGCATGTGGCTTCTGCTGCCCTGCTCTCAGATCAAACATGCTCTCTGTCATCCTGAAGGCCTTTATTTAGACTGCAATGCAGGTCAAATGAAGATGTTAGTTACTGAACTGTGAGTGGCAGCTTATTATGAACTGCTGTGAAATTATGAATTCAGTTCGACTGCTGTTTCCAAACCGGCGTTGATGGTTTAGAGGAAACGAAATAAAACGTTTGTCCAGTAAATTAAAGGTGCAGATATTCTGATGATGTCCCGTTTAACCCAGGGGCTGGAGGGTGTCCAGTTTGCATGGCTGCAGAATAACAAGGCGCTGTCGCAGAAAACCAAAGTGCTGTCACTGGGCGTCAAAAATCTTGGAACAAGTTCCTTCGCCTGCAAGATCACCAAAAACAGCATCTCTGTAACCAGTAAGGCCGTCACAGCAGCCTGCTCAACAAACAGTGAGTATCATCCAGGACCTGACGTTAAACTTGGTTGAACTGCTGATTGCTAAGAACATTGGAACCAGTTCCAATGATTTCAACACTTCAGACGATTCGAGTTTCATTTTGACAGCTTAATAGATTGAATAGAAAAAATTTTGACTTCAAATTGAAACTGTACGTGTCACTGTGGGTGTGATATGTTGACACTGAAGTGGCCATTTTGGTTACCttgtcattaaaaataaaatgaaattcagttttcattcattctgtttCCTCTCGTCATTTTTCCCTCAGCTGgctctgtttttcctcaggAAATACTGGGAGTTAGTATCTGGATATTTGTGGGCTGTGGAGGAGGTAAGCTTGCTCTCAGTCTCAGACTGAACATGACATGATCATTTGTTGAGGGGGAACACTAAAGCTTTTCTTCTTCGTCTCCTCCGTCCCCGTCAGTTATCGTCCTGCTACTGATCATATTCACCATCGTGTGCTGCATCAGAGCAAGGAAGAAACACAGCAGACTATCGAAAGGTAAGGGTTAGTTTGGTTtagtgtttcttctttttccacttGAATAAGAAAgtttaagaaacaaaaatgattaTGTTCCTGCCGACTCTTTGTGCTCATGTTCAGATGAGGAGGAGCTTCGTTTGGGATGGACCAATCCTCAACAAGAACAGCGGGAGTTCCATCAGCAGAGCCATCATCCGCATCACCAGCATCACcatcaacatcagcatcatcagcatcagcagcagcacccgGCCGGCCACACCGGCCCTCGCCAGAATCGCACCAAACGCCCCCGAGCCCCGGACCCCACCAATGGCCGCCCCCAGCCCAGCCCCAGGGCGGCTCCACAGGTAGGACCAGTCAGAGTTATCCTCCCATGGAGGCggaccgcccccccccccccccccagatctGACCCTCGTTGTTCCCTTCGCTTCCATTCAGGTCCCCAAACCAGCTGATGGTGACGAagagcagcctcctcctcttcctcagcccAGGAAGAAAGTGCCCAAAACACCCAGAATGTGATGCGACGTGAAGGTCTGTTtacttcattttctcttccacGTCTTCAGGGAGGATGTCCGGTTTCCTGTCTTTTCACGATGGCCTTtcgaaataaaaaaaaaaaagaaaaaggtaaaaacaaaccaaaacaacattaaaacaaagatactctgacatttcatttgaagCTGTAAGTAATTTATAATCCCTTTATAATAATACTGAACTCAAACTATACGCttcatttttgtcacatttcaaaCTAATTGCTGAAGATACGAAAGAAGCATATTTCCATGAATGTCAccctaactttttttttttccactgtaaaaTGTGTGGTTTTCTTCTGTGGCTGCAGAGcctccaaaatgtttttctgctgcagaaatatTCACCACATTAAGGACATTCCATTTTCATACAAGCTCATGTGCCGTTCTTTAGAatacttttgtgttttgaaatgtaaaagaaaatgttcacgTTTATAATGAATAGCAGTCTCTTATATATGCTGTATTTTTGAAACGTGTGAACAAACCTGTCCTTTTCATATTTCTACTTTGAAAGGACAGCCTGGcctttaaagaaaacaaactagAGATAAATATCATTCATCTTGATTTTGtctttaatgtcctgttgtgttTACACTGTATGCCTCAAACTATGTACTTTTAATGTGCAAATGAGATACCTTTAATAAATGATGTGAGATTTCCAGTTAAGGGATGAGATGAGTATTTAGAATGGCGTCATTTTCCGTTCTataactgtttttttgttgtgcttttttttttgggttgttattttcttttgtcgAGCACAAAGCAGCGATGTgtggccgtgtgtgtgtgtgtgtgtgtgtgcgttcgtCACATATCCTGTTCTTtttgctgaaaatgtgtttgtggttaAGAATGCTGGTTGCACACATGCTGAGACACTGCTGAAAGCAAGGTTGTTACTTCTCATGCTCTCGTTATCTCGAATTCTGGCGCTAAAGCAAAAACTACGACATTGTTCAACTGATTTACGTTGTTAGAAccattgtgtatttgttttttcactcaTCTATTACAGTTTTGGTTTGGTAACTCTGAATTCCCATCAGCAAAGGTCTGTCATCCTTCAGTGTAACTATTGCAGAATTTgtaaggatggatggatgttgaaAAGCGGTTCCAGGATGAGTCTGTGTTGATCCGCTGTCTCCTCTAGATGGAGCCTCAGCACTGTTTCCTGGAAGCTTCAGTGAGTCACAGAAGGTCGTGAGGTTGTCTGGAagaagatttcttttttttccagcatccTCACCAGTCGTTTCCATCTGGGGATGAGTTGTTCTGAAGCTGTGGGTGGCGGTCGGTCACACACATCACTCAGTCAGAAAGAATCAACCTCCACCACCTTgatgtgtttcctctgtgtttgaatGAGAGTTTCCTTAAATCAAAAGCATTAAAGTTGagattttctttctcctgaGGCCAGAAGATggtgctgcagcttcatgtTTCCAccaaaatacaattaaattcAAGTTAATTGTGAAACTACAATATAAACTAAGAGTTGTTGCCAGGTTTCAGTCCTGCTGGTTATTACTTTGGGCGGTTTAGATTCAGATCCAGAAACAAGAATTCCTGACCTAGTTAATGACTGATAGGGCAGCAGGGCAGTGAGATACTgtaggactgtgtgtgtgtgtgtgtgtgtttgtgtgtttgtgtgttagtttgAACAGATGTTGTGGACAACAGAACCACACCACAAACAGTCTGAGGTTCAATTTCCCCGGGCCACACATGTAGAAGGTAAAAATAGGATGGTCACACGTATCGCAGCCAACGACCTGCAGAgttttaacctttgaccccGAGGTTTCAAACCTGAGCTCCTCACCTCCTGCCGGCCTCTGCCGGGAACTTTGACCTCCCTGGTCGGTCTGTGTAAATACACAGCTTGGGTCCGACCGCAGGAGACACCAAGACTGACGGGGAAACAGTGATTCATCAATTTATTATTTCCATCAAAGATATAAAAAGCATAATTGTTGGGatcttctcttcttctgcagtaaataaataactctTCACTGTTTTTATATTGTCTTACTTTGTCCTGCTTTATCTTCTGTCCCTATCGGAATAAACTCAGAACATGTCGTTTCCTGTGTCTCATTTCAacgttgtcatttttttctcagctgAATCACGTCAGCTGTCTTGGTTTCTTCATTAAATCGTGTTTATTCCTCTGCTTATTTCCAACATGGCTTCCATCCACACTCATGTTCCTCCAGGTCAGTTTTCTCTCCGTGACACTGACATCACCTCCAGCGTGTCCCAGTGGGATTAAAACTtttcctgtgcaggtttcttcagactgaaaagaaaaagtgtttaaTGATGACATGCATTCTGATgtgtggtctctctctctctctctctctctctctctctctctccacctggGACCTCCTTCCCTtccactcctcctccagacCGTCACCTAACTTccggcctctctctctctctctctctctccagtctgGATCAAGCTCTCTCTCCCGGTGTTATTAGtctggaccccccccccacctccacagTCCTTAAACCGGCTCGGTGTCAGTGTGGACCATGAAAACGGATCCGGACTCggtttattgttgttattagtGTTATTAATCAGGAGCATCCACCCAAAGGTGTGCGTGTGATTGTGCCTGCGGCTCCGCCCGGTGCGGTGCGGTGCGGTGCGGTGCGGACCCGCACATCTGAGACTTTTATTGGATAGACCGACGGACGGCGTGCGGGGCGGAAAGGGAGCCGGACAGATCCCGCACCTAGGACAAAGGAAACGAGGGGACATCCGAGGGAATTAAAAGAGAAGGGGATGGCCGTGGATCGGGGCGTCCTCGCCCTCCTCTTCGGGCTTCTGCTGGCCGGTAAGAAACGTCTCCTCGCCCCGCTAATTAACTCCGAAGCGTGCCGCTGGTCTCCAGTCAGGAGGCGCCGGATCCGAACCCCCGTTGAAAAATCCTCCAGTTTAGCTTTTACCTGCTTGCGGGGAGATCCGCCAAGCCGTGTTGATGatgtattaaaacattttctatatCCAGAGAACCGATTAACTCCATCGGCTTATGTGAAATGTGCTGATTAGGACTTAATTCGCATTAATTTTGAACTTTTTCCGCCGGTTCCCGCTGTTAGCTAGCGCCGCCCGCTGTGTATTTTGAAGCGGGAAGTTTCGGCAGTGCAACAAGCGACTGGCTGAGAAAAGTGTCATTTTAAGTGAAAAGGAAGTGTCCTTTTGTATGTTACCCCCCGCCGAATTAAAGAGTTGACGAAGGGCATTAATATTATGAAGGAAAGTTTGATCTTGAGAGCTATTTCAGAGCGACGACAAGCGAAAATGTCAAAATGGTGCGGTTTTCAATGGAGTTTGGTAACAGGGTGGAAGTCTTTTTTTCGTCTTCTCCCCCCTTGAGAACAAGCTGCACCTTTTTCCTCTTAAATGAGCTGTGCCATTGTGTAGAAACGGGTTGGACAGTTCAGTGAGTGAT is a window of Echeneis naucrates chromosome 2, fEcheNa1.1, whole genome shotgun sequence DNA encoding:
- the LOC115056993 gene encoding T-cell surface antigen CD2-like, whose amino-acid sequence is MMRRMRTMIYKITLLLLCCSIISSKASKNDCESYVAEGSNFLVKAGQPVKKTHRLRWMHNNAIILDRRLSKGDTPAGFNKGNAKDLDENGWLKLTNLTKSQAGLYAPEAYDSDGKKVPNLKSTSLCVVEPVPEPKVTFLCDRGKDKIELTCNTAKGLEGVQFAWLQNNKALSQKTKVLSLGVKNLGTSSFACKITKNSISVTSKAVTAACSTNTGSVFPQEILGVSIWIFVGCGGVIVLLLIIFTIVCCIRARKKHSRLSKDEEELRLGWTNPQQEQREFHQQSHHPHHQHHHQHQHHQHQQQHPAGHTGPRQNRTKRPRAPDPTNGRPQPSPRAAPQVPKPADGDEEQPPPLPQPRKKVPKTPRM